Proteins found in one Homalodisca vitripennis isolate AUS2020 chromosome 4, UT_GWSS_2.1, whole genome shotgun sequence genomic segment:
- the LOC124359905 gene encoding SPRY domain-containing protein 7, whose product MSLTMLCCFKNCFNGLGFPTQHIPKPEINNPIVLDTSHMGHEVVIIKNGLRICGSGGTLCTAPLVQSKSYFEVKLQQSGVWGVGLATRNTDLNVAPGGSDSESWVLCHDGAQRHNNTETDRVPNNAVEGDILGVSFDHIELNFFVNGKAMERPITGIRGTVYPALFGNYSTSHCLFVSSVGKT is encoded by the exons atgtctCTGACAATGCTCTgttgtttcaaaaattgtttcaatGGCTTAGGATTTCCAACACAGCATATACCAAAGCCTGAGATTAACAACCCTATTGTATTGGACACTTCACATATGG GTCATGAAGTAGTCATCATCAAGAATGGACTTCGTATTTGTGGTAGTGGAGGAACTTTATGCACTGCACCATTAGTCCAGAGCAAGTCCTATTTTGAAGTTAAACTGCAACAATCag GAGTATGGGGAGTGGGTCTGGCTACTCGTAACACTGACCTGAATGTGGCTCCGGGAGGCAGTGATTCTGAGTCGTGGGTTTTGTGTCACGATGGAGCTCAACGTCACAACAACACTGAAACTGACAGAGTGCCAAATAATGCTGTTGAGGGAGATATTTTG GGTGTCTCATTTGATCACATTGAGCTAAACTTTTTTGTCAATGGGAAGGCAATGGAAAGGCCAATAACAGGAATACGGGGAACTGTGTACCCTGCATTATTCGGTAACTATAGCACTTCACACTGTTTGTTTGTTAGTAGTGTaggtaaaacataa